In Parerythrobacter aestuarii, the sequence CGGCTTCGTTCATCCAGCGCAGCACCAGTTCAGGGTCGTTGCGTCCGCACAGCAAGTCGAGGAAGATTGCATTGGCGCGGGGATCTTCGCGAATGTCGTCCCTGATCAGCACGCTGTCGCGGTCTGCCAGGCGCATGGTGCTGGGTTCGATCTCCAGCCCATTGGCCTCAGCGATCTGGAAGACTTCGATCAGCCGTACCGGGTCCTTGCGAAACCATTCGTCCGAGGGCGCGGCGATGCGCCCTCCGAAAACCTTGTAGCCCTTGAGCATTCGTGGCTTGGCATTGAAACCGGCGAAGAAGCCACGCCGTGCGCGCTGCCTGTCGAACTGCTGGTCGAGCTGGGCGAGGAACACGCCGGTCAGCGAACCGACCCGTTTTACTTGCAGGAAGTAGTACTGCATGAAGCGCTCGACCGCGCTCTTGCCCTGCCGCTCGGCAAAACGCATCCGTTCGGCAATCTGCTTCTGGAAGTCGAAGGTCAGCCGGTCTTCGGCGCGCCGGGTCAGCTCGTGCAGATGGCACCGCACGGCCAGCAGGAAACCCTCGGCGCGCCGGAAAGAGTGGTATTCGGCCTTGGTCAAGAGACCGGATTCGACGAGGTCGGCGGCGTTGCGCGCGCGATGGATATACTTGCCGATCCAGTACAGCGTTTGCAGGTCGCGCAGGCCGCCCTTGCCTTCCTTCACGTTGGGTTCGACGACATAGCGGGTGCCGCCCATCTTCTCGTGCCTTGCATCGCGCTCGGCGAGTTTCTCCGTCACGAACTGGCGCTCGCTGCCGGCCACGACTTCGGACCAGAACCGCTGCCGCGCTTGCTCGTAAAGCTCGCGGTCACCCCACAGGAAGCGCGCTTCGAGCAGGGCAGTGCGGATAGTGAGGTCTTCCTTTGCCATCCGAACCATCTCGTCCGGCGTCCTGCTGGATTGACCGACCTTCAGGCCAAGATCCCACAGGAAATAGAGCATCGCCTCGGTCACCTGTTCGCACCATGGTGTCCGCCGGGCGGGATGCAGGAAAGCGATGTCGACGTCGGACTGCGGAGCCATCTCTGCCCGGCCGTAACCGCCGACCGCCAGCACTGCGAGCCGCTCCGAAGCCGAACGGTTGGCAACCGGATAAACATGGGTGGTGACGTGATCGAACAGCAACCGCACCAGCTGGTCGACCAGAAAGGCGTGGCCAGCGGTGATCTCGTGCCCTGCGCTGGGCTTCTCAACCAGCCTGCGGCCGAGCTCCTCGCGACCGGCGGCCAGGGCTTCGCGCAGCATGGTCAGCACGTCGGGGCGGGCCTTCTCGCCCTTGTCCTCCACCACGGCATCGATCGCCGCCGCAATAGAGCGACGGTCGATGATGCTGCGTTGTTGGGGAACCGGCTTCGACGTCAAGTCGCCGCCTGCCCCGCGAGATATTCCTTGGTGTATTTCTCGCGCAAGGTGCGCTTGTCGATCTTGGCTGTGCCAAGCCGCGGCAGCGACTGGGTTTCCTGCCAGTAGATCACCGGCTGCTTGAACGAAGCAAGGCGTGTCGACAGGAAATCGCGCAAGGCTTCTTCCGTCAGCGTCTTGCCCGGCTTGGCGAGGAACACCGCGCCGACAATCTCGCCATAGCGCTCGTCCGGCAAGCCGAAGACGCTGCATTCGGCGATGTCGTCATGGGCGTAGATCGCTTCTTCGACTTCGATGCAGGTGATGTTTTCGCCGCCACGGATGATGATGTCCTTCTTGCGGTCGACGATGAAGAGATAATCGTCTTCGTCGAGCCGCCCGAGGTCGCCGGTGCGGAAATACATGTCGTCGGTGAACGCGGCCTTGGTCGCTTCCTCATTGTCCCAATAGCCGAGGAAGTTGCAGACCGAACGGATGCTGACTTCGCCGACCTGGCCCTGGGGCACAGGCTTGCCATTGTCGTCGAGGATCGCAAGGTCGACCAGCGGACGGCTGGCCTTGCCGGTGCTGGAAGGCTTGGCGAGGTAGTTCTCGTTGAAATTGCCGCAGCCCACGCCGTTGGTTTCCGTCAGGCCATAGCCGAGCAGCGGGTTGCCTTCGGGGAAGGCGTCCTTGATCTTGGTGACATGCTCGGGCGGCCGCGGCGCGCCGCCGGCAGCCCAGCCGGAACAGGTCGAGACATCGTATTTGTCGCGATCCGGGTGCGTCGCCATCTCATAGGTCATCAGCGGCACGCCGGCGAAATAGCTGACCTTCTCGTCCTGGATCAGCTGGAGCGCGGTCCCGGCATCCCATTTGGGCATCAGCACGACCTTGCGGCCCAGCGCGAAGCTCTGCAGCAGCAGCGGCACTTCGCCGGTAACGTGGAACAGCGGCACGGCGAGCAGCGCGCAGGCCTGCGTAGTCGGAGCGTTGCCTTCGCCTTCAAGGTAACTGAAAGCCATCAGCGACTGTACGGCATAGCTCATGGCACCGTGGACGACGCCGCGGTGATCGGAATAGGCACCCTTGGACAGACCGGTCGAGCCCGAGGTGTAGAGCACGGTGCACAGGTCGTCCGGCCCGACGTCGAGCGGGTTCACGCTCGTCGGGTCGCCCCAGGTGACTTTGAGGCCTTCACTCGGCTCGCAGTCATGGTCGAACAGCACCAGCTCGGCACCATGGTCGGTTCCTTCGAGCCGCTTGGCGCGGCCTACGTCGGCGAACACCAGCTTGCAGTCGACCAGCTTGATCGCCGCCGCCAGCTCTTCGCCATTGGAGAAACCGTTGAGCAATGTCGCGCAGCCGCCGCCCATGATGATGCCCATGTAGAGCACGATCCAGTTGGCCGAATTGCGCGCAGCAATGCCGACCCGGTCGCCCTTCTGCATGCCATGCTCGTTCTTGAGGCCTGCAGCGACCGCGCAGGCAGCACCCCATGCTTGCCCGAAGGTCAGGCGACAATCGCCATCGACGAGAAACTCGGCGTCTTTATGCTCGTTGCAATAATGCGCAAAGTAGTGTGCCAGGCTGGGCGGAGCGTTCTTGAGCGCCGGCATCTCGGTGCCGTTGCGTGTGAAGGGTACCGTTTCCGCCGGGGCGCCAGGCGCTGTCAGCGTGTCCATGATGGCATCGAGGGTCTTGTCGAGCTCTGTCGGCATCGTTTTCTTTCTCTCCGTCTGTTGCGGTTTGCCTTAACCCGATGGTCCTTCGGGGTTTCACCTGAACCCGGCCTGTGCCAAAGCCCCTGCCGAAGATGATCAAGGTCCGCGCCTTTCCCGTCTGCGGACCCCTGTAAGAGGTTGTGTCCGTGCTGTCACTATTGGCCGATGCCGCTTCCCAGCCGATCCAATGGACCGACCTGGGCTTGCGTCCCTACCTGTTCGAGATTGGCGGCTTTCAGCTGCGATTCTATTCGCTGGCCTATATTGGTGGTTTGCTGCTGGCCTATTGGCACCTGTCGAAGATGATCAAGGCACCAGGCGCACCTATGGTGCAAGAGCATGTCGACGATTTGTTCTTTTACTGCACGCTCGGCGTGATCCTCGGCGGCCGGCTGGGATATGCCGCTTTCTACACCGGCTCCGGCACAACCAAGCCCAACATGTTCACGACCTTCTCGCCCGGCGAGACTGTGAGCTGGGACCTGCTCAGGTTGTGGGACGGGGGCATGAGCTTCCACGGCGGGGTCATCGGCGTGGTCGTAGCGATCCTGTTCGTCGCCTGGCGCAACAATCTCAACTGGCTGCGCGTGTGCGACTATATCGCGGTCAACGTGCCCTTCGGCATGCTGCTCGGGCGGCTCGCCAATTTCGTCAATGGCGAGCTCTATGGTCGCGCCACCGACGTACCATGGGCAATGATCTTCCCGACCGGCGGTGAAATAGCCCGTCATCCCAGCCAGCTCTATCAGGCCGGGCTCGAAGGGCTGCTGATGATGCTGATCCTGGTGCCGCTGTTCTGGAAGACCAACGCTCGCTGGAAACCGGGCCTGATGGTTGGCGTGTTCACGGTCGGTATTGCCGCTGCACGCTTCATCAACGAGTTCTTCCGTGAGCCCGATGCGCAGCTGGCGCAGCGAGTCATCGACACGGGCCTCAGCCAGGGCCAGTGGCTGTCGATCCCAATGATCCTCGTCGGTCTCGGCGTGATCTTCTACGCGTTGATGAAGAAGCCTGCAGGCGAGCCCGGCAAGGCGGCCTGAGCGGCGCGATGGCAGACGACCTCGGAGCCATCTTCCGCCGGCTGATTCGCAACACAGGGCCGCTTTCGCTGACGCAGTTCATGGGCGAGAGCAACGCCCGCTATTACGACAGTCGTGATCCACTGGGGCAGGGTGGTGACTTCATAACCGCACCTGAGATCAGCCAGATGTTCGGGGAGCTGATCGGTTTGTGGCTCGCCGACATGTGGATCAACTCTGGCCGCCCGGACGATGTTGAATATGTCGAGCTTGGCCCGGGTCGTGCGACGCTGGCGAAGGACGCGCTGAGGGCGGCAGCAAAGTACGGTTTCCAGCCTGAAGTGAATTTCGTCGAGAGTTCCGGTGCGCTGCGCGAAGTGCAGGCCAAGGCGTTCCCGGCGGCGCATTTCCACCATGATTTGTCGACCCTGCCGATGGATGTCCCGCTGATGTTCGTCGCCAACGAATTCCTCGATGCGCTGCCGGTGCGCCAGCTGGTCAAGACCCCGGAAGGCTGGCGCGAGCGTATGGTCGGGCTCGAAGGCGAGGACTTCGCCTATGTAGCCAGTGGCGGGACCATGGACGGGGCGGTGCCGCAGGGCTTCCGCGATGTCGAACCCGGCACGATACTGGAAACATGCCCCGGGGCTGCAGCTACGGTCTACGAGGTTGCGGGACGATTGACAGAACAAGGCGGCGCGGCACTGTTCATCGACTATGGCCATGCGCAGCTCCAGCCGGGTTCGACCCTGCAAGCTATTCGCGCGCACGAAAAGGTCGATCCGTTTGCCGAACCGGGCACGGCAGACCTGACCGCCTTGGTCGATTTCGAGACGCTGGGCCGGATCGCCGAATCGCGCGATGTCCGCCACCTGGGGACTGTTGAACAAGGCGCATGGCTGCGCTCGCTCGGTATCGAAGCCCGGGCGCAGGCCTTGAGCGCCAAGGCCCCACACTATGCCGAAGAGATCCATTCGGCGATGCAGCGGCTGGTCGCACCCGACCAGATGGGCAGCCTGTTCAAGGTGATGGGGCTTGCTGCACCAGGCTGGGCTGACGGGGCTGGTTTCAGCAGCGATTAAGGCGGCCGTCGCGATTGCGGCTGAAACCGATGGCACCCCCCAAGCGTAGAAGGGGACGAGGAGACCGCTTGATGATCCGAAATATTGCCTTTGCTGCCGCCGCGTTATTCGCCGTTGCCAGTCCCGCTTCCGCGGCGGACTCGATTGCCGGAAGCTGGGTGACGACGGAGAAGGATTCGGTCATCACCATAGCAAGATGCGGCAGCAGCTATTGCGGCAAGCTGTCCAGATTTCTGAAGGCCCCTCCCAATGGTGCCGGCCAGAAGGACGTCAACAACCCCAACCCAAAGCTGCGCAGCCGTACGTTGTTGGGGACACCACTCCTGACCGGGCTGACCGAGGATGGCGACCTGTGGCGCGGCACGATCTACGATCCGCGCAATGGCAAGAGCTACCGCTCCGTCGTGCGCCGCAAGAGCGCGACGGTGCTGGAAGTGAAGGGTTGCCTCGGCCCGTTCTGCCAGACCCAGCTGTGGCGCAAGGCGAGCTAGGGCTTCAGCCCGATCCGCCCAGCGATCATCGCTGCCGCTTCGACCGGCGAGATCTTCTTACCATCGGTGCGGTCGACCGCGAGATTGGCTTCGCGCATCAGCTCGACATCGATCGCGCCGACCAGCGGTTGCAGCGCGGCCATCAGACCCTCGTCATCCGCACGTCCCGGCGCAATCATGATCATCGCGTCATAGCTGGGCAGCGCGCCTTTGGGGTCATCGAGGATCACGAGCTTGTCGGCCACGATCCGCCCGTCTGAGGTATAGGCGCTGATGACATCGGCTTCGCCTGATTTGAGTGCATTGTACATGAAGGTGGGGCTGAAATTGCGCTGCCGGGCAAACTTCAGGCCATAGGCATCGCGCACCGCGATCCATTCGGGCCGCTCGAACCATTCGGGATCACCGCCGGTGACGAGCCGGGGGGCGACAGGGGCAAGGTCTGCGATGCTGCTCACCCCTAGCTCTTCTGCGCGATCCTGCCGCATGCCAAGGCCATAGGCGTTCTCGAACCCCAGCTTGCCGAACACAAGCGTGCCGGTTCGCTCAGCCTCCCAGTCCTTGATGATCCGATACATTTCCTCGCGACCCGGGTTGTCGGTGCGTCCCAGGTTATTGGTCCAGATCGTGCCGGTGTAATCGATCGAGATATCGATCGCCCCGGTGCTGACCGCATTGTGGACCACTGCCGAGCCCAGCCCGTCGCGATATTCGACCGCGTACCCGGCCCGCTCGAGTTGCGACCCTATCAGCCGGGCGAGGATATATTGCTCGGAGAATTGCTTGGCGGCGATGACGACTGCGTCTTCGTCGCTTGTTTCTCCTGGACCTTGGAGCGACCATGCCGAGGCGATGATGCCAAGCGCTGCGACCGCCGCGCCACCCCATACGAGCACGCGCTTGCGCACAGCGAAGCCGCGCTCAACGGTGCCGAGAATAGCGTCGGTGACCAGCGCCAGCGCCGCCGATGCAAGGCACCCCGCCAGCACCAGCGACCAGTTCTGCGTCTGCAACCCGGCGAAGATCGGATCGCCGAGGCTCGGCTGGCCGATGGTGGTCGATAGCGTCGCTGCACCAATCGTCCACACCGCCGCGGTGCGGATGCCCGCCATCACATAGGGCGCGGCGAGCGGGGCCTCGACCAGTCGCAGTTTTTGCCATGGGGTCATGCCCACGCCGTCTGCCGCCTCCAGCACACCGGGGGCCATGTTGTCGCGCGCGGTGACAGCATTGCGCAGGATCGGCAGCAGCGCGTAAAGCGCCAGTGCCAGCAGCGCGGGCAGGAAGCCCAGCGTTGGCAGGCCTTCGCCAAAGACGACCCGAAGGCTGAGCAGGATCGGGAAGAACAGCGCCAGCAAGGCCAACGCGGGGATGGTCTGCACCAGGCTGGCAAAGCCCAGCGTCAGGCGCGAGACTGTGGCATTGCGGCTCGCCCACACCGCCAGCGGCAGCGCCACTACGATACCGAGAGCGATCGCGCTGGCTGCCAGCACGACATGGGAAGCGAGCTTGTCTCCCAGCCCCATGAGCGCGGTCCAGATGTCGCTCATGCTTCCAGCTCTGCGAGGGCATCGGCTTGTGCGCGCGGCACGGCCACCAGCGCCTGCGCCACCTCGCCGCCCGCCCCATTGATCAGTGCGCGCGGAGTCTCGTCTGCAACGATCCTGCCGCCGTCCATCACCAGCACCCGGTCAGCCAGCAACAGCGCTTCGGCCATGTCATGCGTTACCATCACCGTAGTCAGCCCGAAGTCGCGGTGCAGCTCGCGTACCCGGTGGCCCAGCGCATCGCGTGTCACCGGGTCGAGCGCTCCGAAGGGCTCATCCATCAACAGCAGTCGCGGCTCACCCGCGAGCGCGCGAGCGACCCCGATCCGCTGGCGTTGCCCGCCGGACAGTTCATTCGGCATGCGTGCGGAGTAGCTGCTGTCGAGTTCGACCAGTTCGAGCAGTTCGGCAACCCGCTCCTGACTCAGTTTCTCGCCAGCCAGCCTCGGTCCGATAGCGATATTCTCCGCTACGCTCATATGCGGGAACAGGCCAATCGACTGGAACACGTAGCCGATGGTGCGACGCAGCGCCGGGAGCGGCTGCGCGGCAACATCCTCGCCTTCGAACAGGACCCCACCTGCTGACGGTTCAGCCAGCCGGTTGACTGTCTTGAGCAGAGTCGACTTGCCTGACCCCGATGCGCCCACGAGGGCAACGAAGCACCCCCGGTCTACATCCAGTGTCACTGCATCTACGGCGGTTACTTCACCATACGCCTTGGTCACGCTTTCAAACCGCAGCGCCGTGGTTGCATCTCCCGCCATGCCCGCAAGCCTAGGGGGGCGAGGCGCGCTTTGCCAAGCGATTTCAGGTGCAACCGGTTTGCGCCGGCCACGCGCCTTGCTATGCGCTCGGGCAAGGAGATTCTTACCGATGCGAGCCACCCCCGATTTCGATTTCCAGCTCGGCGAAAGCGCCGACATGATCCGCGAGACCGTTGCGCGCTTTGCCGACGAACAGATCATGCCGCTTGCGGAGAAGGTCGACCGCGAAGACTGGTTTCCGCGCGACCTGTGGCAACAGATGGGCGAGCTGGGATTGCACGGGATTACCGTTGAGGAAGAGCATGGCGGGCTTGGCCTTGGCTATCTGGAGCACGTAATTGCGGTCGAGGAAGTCAGTCGGGCCAGCGCCTCGGTCGGCCTCAGCTATGGCGCGCATTCGAACCTGTGCCTCAACCAGATCCGCCGCTGGGGCAATGATGAGCAGAAAGCCAAGTACCTGCCCAAGCTGATCAGCGGCGAACATGTCGGCTCGCTCGCCATGTCCGAAGCCGGGGCCGGGTCCGACGTCGTTTCGATGAAGCTCAGGGCCGAGGAAGTCCAAGGCGGCTACATCCTCAACGGGACCAAGTTCTGGATCACCAATGCGCCAGAGGCCGATACACTGGTCGTCTATGCCAAGACCGACGGGCAGGCCGGCTCGCGCGGGATCACGGCATTCCTGATCGAGAAAGGCGATGAAGGGTTTTCGATTGGACAGAAAATCGAGAAGGTCGGCATGCGAGGCTCCCCCACCGCCGAGCTGGTGTTTGACGATTGCCACATCCCTGAAGACCGCATCATGGGCCCGCTCAACGGCGGCGTCGGCGTGCTTATGAGCGGGCTGGACTATGAGCGCGTGGTGCTCGCCGGCCTGCAGCTTGGGGTGATGCAGGCGTGCTTGGATGTCGTCATCCCCTATTTGCGTGAGCGCAAGCAGTTCGGCAAACCGATCGGCAGCTTCCAGCTGATGCAGGCCAAGGTCGCCGACATGTATGTCGCGCTGCAATCGGCCCGCGCTTACACCTATGCCGTCGCCAAGAGCTGCGACGCCGGCCACACGACGCGGTTCGATGCGGCGGGCGCGATCCTGCTCGCCAGCGAAAACGCCTTCCGTGTCGCTGCCGAAAGTGTGCAGGCGCTGGGCGGCGCAGGCTATACGCTCGATTGGCCGGTGGAGCGCTACATGCGCGATGCCAAGCTGCTCGATATCGGTGCCGGGACCAACGAAATCCGCCGTATGCTGATCGGGCGCGAATTGATCGGCGCGGCGGGGTGAAGCGGCGCTTCCTTGCCTTGCTCGCCGGGTTGGCGACGACCAGCGTCGCAGCCCAGCCTGTGTTCGACGGCAATTTGCCACCTCGCTCGTGCATGGAAGCGATCAAGGCGCTGCGATATGCTGGCGATTGCCAGAACAACGGGCTGTTCCACGAGCTCTACTGGCCGGGCGCTGTGCGGGTCGCAGCGGGCGGCGAGCCAAGTCCTTTCGCGAATGCCAGGCTATTCGGGCCTTGTCCAAAGTATCGCACTTACCTGCGCGATCTGCGAAAAGCGCCCGTTGTTGGCAATCGACAGACCATAAGGCTCAAGTCCATCGTCACAAGGGTAGCCACGGACGGCCGTTATTCAGGTGACTACTCCGTTTTCAAGGTGAGCTACACTTGCGAGCGCCGCGGCAAGGAATGGCGCGTGCTGAGGCAAGACATTTTCACGCGGGGCGATTTCGTCAACGCGCGCGCTGCGACCGAGTTTGAGCGAACCGGCGGCTGGGAAGGTCGACACTAGGAACTAGGGAGGGAGAGGCCCATGAAACGGATACTGCTGCTAGTCGCGGCGTTGATCGCGATGCTGCCCATGTCGGCGCACGCCCGGGTCGAGACCATCATGGTCCACAGCCCGTCGATCGAAGGCAATCTTGAAGGCAATGATGCGACCCGCAAGGTCCACGTTATCCTGCCGCCGAGTTATGACGAAGACCCCGAGCGGCGTTTCCCGGTGGTCTACTACCTTCACGGCTATACTACGACAGCGGATGCCCAGATCGAACGGATCGACCCCGATGCTGCGGTCGAGGCCTTCGACGGGCTGGAAATGATCGTCGTCATCCCTGACAGCTATACCAAGCGCGGCGGCAGCTTCTATGGCTCCGGCGAGACGGTCGGCAATTTCGAGCGCTTCATCGCCGTCGACCTTGTCACCGCAATCGACACCCAGTTCCGCACCATTGCCGAGCGCGAAAGTCGCGGCCTCGCCGGGCATTCCATGGGCGGCTATGGCACGCTGCGGATCGGGATGAAATACCCGCAAAACTACGCCGCGCTCTATCCGATGGCACCGTGCTGCACCCAGCCGCGCGTCTGGGCCGATACCGACGTCAAATACGAGACGATGGACCCGGACACGCTGACCCGCGAGCAGTTCTTCGACTTCGGCTATTTCGCTTATGCCGCTGCCTTCTCGCCCAATCCCGAAAACCCGCCTTACTTCTTCGACCGCAATGTGAAGGATGGCGCGATTGACCCGATGGTGCAGGCGCGCTGGATGGCGAATTCCCCGGCGGTGATGCTGCCGCAGTATGTCGATGCGCTGAAGAGCTATGACGGCATCGCGCTGGACGTCGGCGAGCAGGACTTCCTGCTGGCGGAGGTCAAGGCGATGGATGCACAGCTGACCCAGTATGGCATCGATCATGACTTCATGCTGTTCGAAGGCGATCATGTGAACCGGGTGAAGGAGCGCTTCGCGGCCAACCTGCTGCCGTTCTTCGCCGCGCATCTCGACGGCGAGAGCGAGGATTGAGCGACGCAGCGGACATTGCCGCCACCATGGGTATCGACGTCTTCGATATCGGACCCATGCGTGAACTCTACCGCCCGATAGCGCGGGGGGACTGGGAACTGCGGGTTACGGAAATGGCTCCCTGTCGCGGCTACTGGTCTCCGCTGCAGATGACCTACGGGCTGGTGCTGCTGACGCGCGGCGAAGACACCTGGATGTCGCTTTCGCCGACAGAAGTCGAAAGCCAGGTTCTCGGCGTCGAAGCGGCCCATCGCCATGTCGCCATCATGGGCCTCGGCATGGGCTGGGTCGCGGCGGAAACGGCGATGCGCGATGAAGTGTCGCAGGTCACTATCGTCGAGCGTGATCCGGATGTCATCGCCTTGCACAAAGAGCTGGACCTGTTCGCGCGCTTGCCCGGCGGCGTGGGAGAGAAAGTGCGGATCGTCGAAGGTGATGCGTTCCAATGGACACCGGATACGCCGGTCGACCTGCTGATGCCCGACATCTGGCTCCCGCTGGTCGGTGGGCACCGGGTCGCCGATGTCGCGCTGATGCAGGCGAATGTGCAGGCCCCGCTGATCTATTTCTGGGGGCAGGAGCTGGAGATCGCCCGCCATGCTGCTGGGGCCGGACGCACGCTGGACGACGAGGGTGTTGCTGAAACCGTGGCCGAGTTTGACCTCCCGATCCTGATCCCCGAAACAGCCGACTACCCCGGCAAGATCAGGGCCGCTGCAGCGCAGTGGATGCGCGACAACTGGTTTGCACCCGAACATGCCGCCATCCTCGAAGGCGCGCCGACGGTATGAAGGCGATGGACCTTGCCCCCCTTCTTTGACTAACAGGCCAACATGACTGCACCTGTCCTCACATCCATGCTCGACCGGGAAAGCCCGGAGGCAAAGGCTCGCTTCGAACACAACAAGGCGCTGGCCGAAAACTTGCGCGCCAAAGTGGCGGAGGCGGCACTGGGCGGTCCGGAAAAGCACCGCGATCGCCATGTGTCGCGCGGCAAGCTGCTGCCCCGCGACCGCGTCGAGCGGCTGCTCGATCCGGGCTCGCCCTTCCTCGAGGTCGGCCAGCTGGCGGCCAACGGCATGTACGAGGGCGATGTCTCGGGCGCTTCGATGATCTGCGGCATCGGGCGCGTGTCGGGCCGCCAGGTGATGATCGTCTGCAACGATCCGACGGTGAAGGGCGGCAGCTACTATCCGATGACGGTCAAGAAGCACCTGCGCGCGCAGGAGATTGCGATCGAGAACCGCCTGCCGTGCATCTACCTCGTCGACAGCGGCGGGGCGAACCTGCCCTACCAGGCCGAGGTCTTCCCCGACCGCGACCACTTCGGTCGCATCTTCTTCAACCAGGCCAATATGTCGGCGCTCGGCATCCCGCAGATCGCCTGCGTTATGGGTAGCTGTACCGCGGGCGGGGCCTATGTTCCTGCCATGAGCGACGAGACGGTGATCGTGCGCGAGCAGGGCACGATCTTCCTTGCCGGTCCTCCGCTGGTAAAGGCCGCGACGGGCGAGGAGATCAGTGCCGAGGACCTTGGCGGCGGCGACCTCCACGCGCGCAAGAGCGGCGTGGTCGATCACCTTGCAGAGAATGACGAGCACGCGCTCACCATCGTGCGCGATATCGTCAGCCATCTTGGCGCGAACACCGGCGCGGCGAGCGATGTCGAGCTGTGCGATCCGCGCCCGCCCAAATTCGATGCCGACGATCTCTACGCGCTTGTGCCCGAAGATGTGCGCGCGCCCTATGACGTACACGAAGTCATCGCCCGGCTGGTCGACGGCAGCGAGTTCCACGAGTTCAAGCAGCACTACGGCTCGACGCTGGTCTGCGGCTTCGCGCATATCTGGGGCATGCCGGTGGCGGTGCTCGCCAACAATGGCGTGCTGTTTTCCGAAAGCGCGCAGAAGGGCGCGCATTTCATCGAGCTTGCCTGCCAGCGGCGCATCCCGCTGCTGTTCCTGCAAAATATCTCCGGCTTCATGGTCGGCGGCAAATACGAGGCCGAGGGCATCGCCAAACATGGCGCGAAGCTGGTCACCGCGGTCGCCACCGCCACCGTACCCAAGATCACGGTGGTGATCGGCGGCAGTTTCGGCGCGGGGAACTACGGCATGTGCGGCCGCGCCTACCAGCCGCGCTTCCTGTTCACCTGGCCCAATGCGCGCATTTCGGTGATGGGCGGCGAACAGGCCGCGAGCGTGCTGGCAACGGTGCACCGCGATGCCGACAAGTGGTCCGACGCCGAGGCCGAGGAATTCAAGGCCCCGATCCGCCAGAAATACGAAGATGAAGGCAATCCGTACTATGCCACC encodes:
- a CDS encoding [protein-PII] uridylyltransferase, whose protein sequence is MTSKPVPQQRSIIDRRSIAAAIDAVVEDKGEKARPDVLTMLREALAAGREELGRRLVEKPSAGHEITAGHAFLVDQLVRLLFDHVTTHVYPVANRSASERLAVLAVGGYGRAEMAPQSDVDIAFLHPARRTPWCEQVTEAMLYFLWDLGLKVGQSSRTPDEMVRMAKEDLTIRTALLEARFLWGDRELYEQARQRFWSEVVAGSERQFVTEKLAERDARHEKMGGTRYVVEPNVKEGKGGLRDLQTLYWIGKYIHRARNAADLVESGLLTKAEYHSFRRAEGFLLAVRCHLHELTRRAEDRLTFDFQKQIAERMRFAERQGKSAVERFMQYYFLQVKRVGSLTGVFLAQLDQQFDRQRARRGFFAGFNAKPRMLKGYKVFGGRIAAPSDEWFRKDPVRLIEVFQIAEANGLEIEPSTMRLADRDSVLIRDDIREDPRANAIFLDLLCGRNDPELVLRWMNEAGVMGRFVPDFGRVNAQMQFNMYHHYTVDEHTLRAIGFLTRIEKGELAADHPRSTMLIHQVESRRVAFVAALLHDIAKGRGGDHSVLGADVAHELCPRFGLSEDETDLVAWLVLQHLLMSNTAQKRDLTDPKTIEDFVAEVQSLERLRHLMILTAVDIRAVGPGTWNSWKGQLLGELYDAAHERLRLGHMPHGREHRVEAKKEAVRAKLGNRAALLDALGGRFNDAYWIAEPEDVIARNIVQYDAAKKIEEQLSIHCEFNEERGATLVTVIAPDHPGLFYRIAGGIHLAGGNIIDARIHTTRNGWAVDNFLVQDPLGKSFAEARQLERIKQSITDAIANRGELVPKLAKRPLKQSRAAAFDVRPWVQFDNDASSRFTVVEVNARDRPALLNRLGRALFENQLMVHSAHITAYGERAADTFYVTDLTGSKVVDDARQGSIRNALLEAASDERQAQLEPA
- a CDS encoding class I adenylate-forming enzyme family protein — translated: MPTELDKTLDAIMDTLTAPGAPAETVPFTRNGTEMPALKNAPPSLAHYFAHYCNEHKDAEFLVDGDCRLTFGQAWGAACAVAAGLKNEHGMQKGDRVGIAARNSANWIVLYMGIIMGGGCATLLNGFSNGEELAAAIKLVDCKLVFADVGRAKRLEGTDHGAELVLFDHDCEPSEGLKVTWGDPTSVNPLDVGPDDLCTVLYTSGSTGLSKGAYSDHRGVVHGAMSYAVQSLMAFSYLEGEGNAPTTQACALLAVPLFHVTGEVPLLLQSFALGRKVVLMPKWDAGTALQLIQDEKVSYFAGVPLMTYEMATHPDRDKYDVSTCSGWAAGGAPRPPEHVTKIKDAFPEGNPLLGYGLTETNGVGCGNFNENYLAKPSSTGKASRPLVDLAILDDNGKPVPQGQVGEVSIRSVCNFLGYWDNEEATKAAFTDDMYFRTGDLGRLDEDDYLFIVDRKKDIIIRGGENITCIEVEEAIYAHDDIAECSVFGLPDERYGEIVGAVFLAKPGKTLTEEALRDFLSTRLASFKQPVIYWQETQSLPRLGTAKIDKRTLREKYTKEYLAGQAAT
- the lgt gene encoding prolipoprotein diacylglyceryl transferase, with product MLSLLADAASQPIQWTDLGLRPYLFEIGGFQLRFYSLAYIGGLLLAYWHLSKMIKAPGAPMVQEHVDDLFFYCTLGVILGGRLGYAAFYTGSGTTKPNMFTTFSPGETVSWDLLRLWDGGMSFHGGVIGVVVAILFVAWRNNLNWLRVCDYIAVNVPFGMLLGRLANFVNGELYGRATDVPWAMIFPTGGEIARHPSQLYQAGLEGLLMMLILVPLFWKTNARWKPGLMVGVFTVGIAAARFINEFFREPDAQLAQRVIDTGLSQGQWLSIPMILVGLGVIFYALMKKPAGEPGKAA
- a CDS encoding class I SAM-dependent methyltransferase, giving the protein MADDLGAIFRRLIRNTGPLSLTQFMGESNARYYDSRDPLGQGGDFITAPEISQMFGELIGLWLADMWINSGRPDDVEYVELGPGRATLAKDALRAAAKYGFQPEVNFVESSGALREVQAKAFPAAHFHHDLSTLPMDVPLMFVANEFLDALPVRQLVKTPEGWRERMVGLEGEDFAYVASGGTMDGAVPQGFRDVEPGTILETCPGAAATVYEVAGRLTEQGGAALFIDYGHAQLQPGSTLQAIRAHEKVDPFAEPGTADLTALVDFETLGRIAESRDVRHLGTVEQGAWLRSLGIEARAQALSAKAPHYAEEIHSAMQRLVAPDQMGSLFKVMGLAAPGWADGAGFSSD
- a CDS encoding DUF2147 domain-containing protein, translated to MIRNIAFAAAALFAVASPASAADSIAGSWVTTEKDSVITIARCGSSYCGKLSRFLKAPPNGAGQKDVNNPNPKLRSRTLLGTPLLTGLTEDGDLWRGTIYDPRNGKSYRSVVRRKSATVLEVKGCLGPFCQTQLWRKAS